The proteins below are encoded in one region of Sporosarcina sp. FSL K6-1508:
- a CDS encoding XkdX family protein, with product MTFWENAFLWGWADVALLRMVVKTEQMPFGEITKEDFKRITGEDFDSEVPAE from the coding sequence ATGACTTTTTGGGAGAATGCTTTCTTGTGGGGTTGGGCAGATGTCGCGCTGCTTCGGATGGTTGTAAAAACAGAACAAATGCCATTCGGGGAAATCACGAAAGAAGATTTCAAGAGAATCACGGGGGAAGACTTCGATTCAGAAGTTCCGGCCGAGTAA
- a CDS encoding holin, translating into MAAVLIFATVLAPVILAAVQLAKQTMNIKKNYIPLIAFVIGIAIGFAASPFTELDLTLRLWAGGLAGLSATGLFELGNKHDGNTKENE; encoded by the coding sequence TTGGCAGCGGTATTAATTTTTGCGACTGTTCTTGCGCCGGTTATTTTAGCGGCAGTTCAGTTGGCTAAACAAACAATGAACATTAAAAAGAACTATATTCCGCTTATTGCATTTGTAATCGGAATTGCTATCGGGTTCGCGGCGTCACCGTTCACTGAATTGGATCTGACATTGAGATTATGGGCGGGTGGATTAGCCGGACTTTCAGCGACAGGGTTATTCGAACTTGGAAATAAACATGACGGAAATACGAAGGAAAACGAATAA